The Flavobacterium faecale genome has a segment encoding these proteins:
- a CDS encoding aldo/keto reductase: MKYNRCGKSGLLLPQISLGLWHNFGSVDNFENGENIVKEAFDSGITHFDLANNYGPVPGSAETNFGRILKNNFQGNLRDQMVISTKAGYTMWDGPYGDWGSRKYLLSSLDQSLKRMNLEYVDIFYSHRPDPETPIEETMMALDYAVRSGKALYVGISNYSAEQTKVAVEVLKQLGTPCLIHQAKYSMLQRWVEDGLLDVLEDKGVGCIAFSPLAQGLLTDKYLKGIPEHSRASNPNGHLKRDEVTDDKIQKLIQLNEIALNRNQSLAQMALAWIMKDNRITSVLIGASSVGQLKNNLDSLGNTNFSSDEINTINNILISI, translated from the coding sequence ATGAAATACAATAGATGTGGAAAGAGTGGCTTGTTATTGCCGCAAATTTCTTTAGGCCTATGGCATAATTTTGGTTCTGTCGATAATTTCGAGAATGGTGAAAACATTGTTAAAGAAGCTTTCGATAGCGGAATTACTCATTTTGACTTAGCTAATAATTACGGTCCCGTTCCAGGATCTGCGGAAACTAATTTCGGTAGAATATTAAAAAATAACTTCCAAGGAAACCTGCGTGATCAAATGGTGATTTCGACTAAAGCTGGTTATACCATGTGGGACGGTCCTTATGGAGACTGGGGATCTCGAAAATATTTGCTTTCTAGTCTTGATCAAAGCTTGAAAAGAATGAATTTGGAGTATGTCGATATTTTTTATTCCCACCGTCCAGATCCGGAAACGCCTATTGAAGAAACCATGATGGCCTTAGACTATGCCGTGCGTTCAGGAAAAGCATTATATGTAGGTATCAGCAATTATTCTGCAGAGCAAACTAAAGTGGCTGTTGAAGTTTTAAAGCAATTAGGAACACCTTGTTTAATTCATCAAGCCAAATACTCAATGTTGCAACGTTGGGTTGAAGATGGTTTACTGGATGTACTCGAAGATAAAGGAGTGGGTTGTATTGCATTTTCACCTTTGGCACAAGGATTGCTTACAGATAAATATCTTAAAGGAATTCCAGAACACTCGAGAGCGTCCAATCCTAACGGACATTTAAAACGTGATGAGGTAACGGATGATAAAATCCAAAAGTTGATTCAGTTAAATGAAATTGCTTTAAATAGAAATCAATCGCTTGCGCAAATGGCACTGGCGTGGATAATGAAGGATAACAGAATTACATCGGTACTTATAGGAGCGAGTTCTGTGGGGCAATTAAAAAATAATTTAGACAGTCTAGGGAATACCAACTTTAGTTCTGATGAAATTAACACTATCAATAACATATTAATTAGTATTTAA
- a CDS encoding porin: MKKVIIILALALTGNMAFAQDTPLEISGSADLYYKYDFAKTGNIGTSFASDQNSLSLGMIDIALKKTTGKTTFVGELSFGPRGQYQSILNGDGSPDNASNSFNIQNLYVAYAASEKLTLTAGYMGTFVGYEVISPLANFHYSTSYLFTNGPFQNAGVKANYAFSDKVGLMVGAFNNTWNVYSAEPMRGLNAIGAQLSLAPAEGVSAYINFMDGADSGTIIDLTASFQLSEKFTLGLNAADWTAPGSGDAGYTGVALYPSVAVSENFGLGLRAEYFKSKKDDDLFGLNADNSVTALTLTANLKAGGLTFIPEFRLDSAKNDNFMDSNMMDTKSASQFSVACVYGF; encoded by the coding sequence ATGAAGAAAGTAATTATTATTTTAGCTTTAGCGCTAACAGGAAACATGGCATTTGCTCAAGACACGCCATTAGAAATCTCTGGTTCTGCGGATCTTTATTATAAATATGATTTTGCTAAAACAGGAAATATTGGAACTAGTTTTGCAAGTGATCAGAATTCACTTTCATTAGGAATGATTGACATTGCGTTGAAAAAAACAACAGGTAAAACTACATTTGTAGGGGAACTTTCTTTCGGACCAAGAGGTCAATACCAATCTATTTTAAATGGTGATGGCAGCCCTGATAATGCATCAAATTCTTTCAATATTCAAAACCTATATGTGGCTTATGCTGCTTCAGAAAAATTGACTTTGACTGCTGGGTATATGGGAACATTTGTTGGATATGAAGTTATTTCACCTTTGGCTAATTTTCACTATTCTACATCTTATTTATTTACGAATGGTCCGTTCCAAAACGCTGGAGTTAAAGCTAATTATGCTTTTTCAGACAAAGTTGGTTTGATGGTTGGAGCATTTAATAATACTTGGAATGTATATTCTGCTGAACCAATGAGAGGATTGAATGCAATTGGTGCTCAATTATCACTAGCTCCTGCAGAAGGTGTTAGTGCTTACATTAACTTCATGGATGGCGCTGACTCAGGTACTATAATAGATTTAACGGCTTCTTTTCAATTGTCAGAAAAGTTCACTTTAGGGTTAAATGCTGCTGACTGGACTGCACCAGGAAGTGGAGATGCTGGTTATACGGGTGTTGCACTTTACCCATCGGTAGCAGTATCTGAAAATTTTGGCTTAGGATTAAGAGCTGAATATTTTAAATCAAAGAAAGATGATGATTTGTTTGGTTTGAATGCAGACAATTCTGTAACTGCATTAACTTTGACGGCTAATCTTAAAGCGGGTGGATTGACTTTTATTCCAGAATTTAGATTGGATAGTGCTAAAAATGATAACTTCATGGATTCTAACATGATGGATACAAAATCTGCTTCTCAGTTTTCTGTAGCATGTGTGTACGGATTCTAA